The nucleotide sequence TTATTTGATAATAGAATTCAAAATCATGGTATTTCTGTGACACAGCTTCAAATCGTATTAAATTTATTCAGTTTTGAAACCGATAAAATGAAAGTTTTTAATACTTCATTAAGCTCAATATATGATTTAGATAATCTATATAAAGTTAAAGGTCAGTTTATCAATTTCTTTTATAAAAAAGAGATAGATGATATAACTAGTACTCAATTAGAGAGTTTGGCAACCGATGAAATCACAAAAGATGATCATGTAATTTATCAGAAGAACTAACTAATGGGAAGTGTGATTTGAAAGGTTTACGATAACAACACCTATAAGTATAAAAGCTATACCAATAATTGTTGGCCAATTCAGTGGTTCTTTATAGAAAAAATATCCGATAGTAGTAATGCAAATAATGCCAATACCAGACCACAAAGCATACGTGATTCCGATAGGAATACTTTTTACAGCTAACGATAAGAAATAAAAAGAAATACCATATCCAATCACTGTAATGACTGAGGGTATTAGTTTAGTAAATCCTTCTGATGCTTTTAGTGTTGATGTAGCGATAATTTCAGAGATAATCGCAATAAAAAGAAATAACCAATGCATAATGCTAAAAGTAAAAAAGACTAGAACCTTCTCCAGTTCTAGCCTTTATAAATTTATTTTTTCTTGTTCTTATCTTTGTTGGCTAATTGGCCGCAGGCAGCATCAATATCTTTACCACGGCTTCTTCTAATATGAACGTTAACACCTTTTTTAGAAAGGTAGTCAGCGAATTTCTGAATTTTATCAACTTTAGCATTTAAGAAATCTGCTTCAGAAATAGGGTTGTATTCTATTATATTGACCTTAGATGGTAAGTGTTTTGTGAATTGATACAACTCTTCAGCATCTTGAATTGAATCATTGAAATTATTAAAAACAATGTATTCGTAAGTAACTGGACTTTTAGTTTTACTAAAGAAATACTTTAATGCATCACGCAGAACGTTAAGATTATTTTGCTCATTGATAGGCATAATCTTGTTTCTCTTCTCATCATTTGCTGCGTGTAGAGACAAGGCTAGGTTGAATTTTACATTGTCATCACCAAGCTTTTTAATCATTTTAGCAACACCTGCAGTAGAAACTGTGATACGTTTAGCAGACATACCTAATCCATTAGGAGAAGTAATTTTCTCTACTGATTCTAGAACATTTTTGTAGTTTAATAGAGGTTCTCCCATACCCATGTATACAATGTTGGATAACCCAGTATTAAAGTTCTCCATTGCTTGTTCATTGATAGCAACTACTTGATCATAGATTTCAGCGGCATCTAAGTTTCTCTTACGATCCATGTATCCTGTAGCACAGAAAGAGCATGTTAAAGAACAGCCAACTTGTGATGAAATACAAGCTGTCATTCTTGGTTCAGCAGGGATAAGTACACCTTCTACTAAATGCTTATCATGTAATTGAAAAGCAGATTTAATCGTACCATCACTACTTTTTTGTGCTTTGAAGGTTGAAATTGGCAGGATCTCAAAGTTCTCACTTAGAAGTTCTCTAGTTTTCTTTGAGAGGTTGGTCATTTCATCAAAAGATTTTACAGAGCTTTTCCATAGCCAATCCTGGATTTGCTTTGCTCTAAAACCCTTTTCACCATTTTCAGTAAGGAAATCCTTTATTTGATCAGGAGTCATTTTACGGATATCCTTTTTCTTCGTTTTAATCATGGATGTATATATATACTAATTGTTTTCTTAATGCAAATATAACTTTTTGATTTAGAGAGTAAAAAGCCCGAACCTCAATGCGAAGTTCGGGCTTTTCAATGAAAATTAGAAAAACTGTTAAGTTTTAGAAAGGAATTACTCCATTGCTTCTAACTTTTTGTTTACAGCTTCTAATTTGTCATTTTCTTTTGTCATATAGTAGATTCTAGAAAGAAGTACTAAGTATTTGCTTTCGTCTGGAGCAAGTTCAGAAACTTTCTCAGCGTATGGAGCAGCTAACTTAGAGTATTCTAACATTTTAGCATCTAATTCTTTTGCTTTTGCAGGATCAGCATAGTTCATACCTTTCATTGGTAAGTCTTGCTTCTCTTTGTTATAAGCAGCAGCTCTGTTGTAATATAAAGCACCTAAGTTGAATAAACCATTCTTGCTCTCAGGATTGATATCAATTACTTTTTTGTATTGAGCAACAGCCATTTCGAAGTATTCTTCAGCTTTTGCAGACTCTTCAGACTCACGAGCTTTTTCAGCAGCTTGATCATAAAGAACTGCTAAGTTGAAGTTCATACCTTCGTCGTTTGGAGTTTCCGCTAAAGCAGATTTAACAGAAGCGATTGCATCATCTAATTTGTTAAGCTTCACATAGTAAGCAACCATTTGTGAAGTTAAAGTAGGGTTACCAGGGTTGTTTTTAGCACCCTCGATAGCGATTTCTAAACATTTCTCGTAAGCAACGTTTGCTTGAGCTGTTAATTCTTCAACTTCTTTGTTTGCTGCGTCTAAAGTAGTTTGAGCTTTTGTGATCTCAGCAGTAGCTTCTTCTACTTCTTTTTGAGCAGTTGCTGCTTTTTGACGAGCAGAACCATATTTACGTCCACCACCTTTAGTGTAGTACTCATAACGTTCTTGAGATTGCTCTTTTTGTTTAGTAGCTTTCTCAATAGTACCTTCAGCATCTCTGATTTCATACTTTAACTCGTCGATACGCTCTTCAGCAGGACCAGCTGTTTCAGAAGCATAACGAAGTAATGAATAGTACTGTTGTGGATCGTGGTAGTTCATTGCGAACAACTTCTCGATAAACATCATAGTAGTTTCACGGATAGCAGCAGCCTCTTCGTCAGCAGCTTCCTCTTCAGCCATAGCAGCAGCATAGAAACCATATTTACCTGTAGTTGTATCCGCCTTTACTCTAAGAGCAAGTTCGAAGTTCTCCATTGCCTTAGGATAATCATTTTCATTGAATGCTTCAGCTCCAATGTTAAAGAAGTGACCCCAAAGATCATCAACTTTTGAAGGTTTGATTTGACCAGTTGCCAAGTCAGCACCTTGATTTTCCCAAATTGCTTTATAAGAAGCAGATGCTTTACCTGATTCTTCTTGTCTTGTTTTGATTTCGTTGTAAGCTTCCATTGCCTTGTCGATATCGGCTGGAATCTCGTCTACACTTGTTTCAGGATTGATTGCGATTGCAGAGTAAATATCACCTTGAACTTCAAGAGTTTTTTCTTTTACTACAACTGGCTTACCTTTCGACTCCAGTTTGTATTTCTCATAGCCAACGGCATTTTCAATTTCAGTTTTTGCTTGCTCAATCTCACCTTTAGTTAAATAAGCTGCAGCTTTAGTAGCAGAACCTTTTTCTTGCGCCAGAGCACCCGATGATAGAGCTGCTGATACAGCAAGAACTGTAATGACCTTTGTGAATTTCATAGAAATATTATATGTTATATAGCTTAGAATACAATAATTTATTCCTCAACACGCAAACATACTATATTCAGTTTATATTTTTGATGATGTGGAGCATAAATTTTGCATCTCTACATCTTGTCTAACGTTTCTTCTACGTCCTTTAGTTCTTTAGTTCTATTTAATAAAAGCAAAGCATTGTATTTAGTTGTTAATGACTCCTTGTCTTCTTTGTTTAATCGCGATGCTTCAGAGGCGTTTTTGACAGTTAATTCCAGGTAAAACTTTGATTCTTTTCTTAAATCAGATTTGTGTACATTTTTATATTCTGGCTTCTTTTTATTGTTGTTCCAGTTCATTAAAATTTTTTGAAGTTTTATTGCTTCATTAAACTGTACTTGGCTGAGACTCATATAGGCATCAAATCGAGTGGGGCTGATATTGGCTGCTCTAACATAGTAAAATATTGCTTTTTTATGATCTTGAACAGCTTCACTGAGCATACCTGCAGTCATTAATGTGCGTTCATCAAAAGGATATTTTTTTAGAATCGGATCAATTAAGTCGATGGCTTTATTGAACCACTTATTTCTAACACAAATACCAATTCCTCTATAAGTCAATTTATAGTTTACAGGATGTTTTGCTAATCCATTTTCGACTTCTTCAATAGCTTTCTGAGGAGCTTTTAGTTGTTCATAGTATAAAGACCTACTTTCATAAACATTGATACTGTCATAATTCAAATCAAGTAACATATTAGAATATTCTAGTGCTTTATCATAGTTGTTACATAACTCATTGGCAATCATGCCATATCTACAATTGATTGGGTCATCACTGTTTACTAATAAAGCTTGATCAAAATAGAATGCAGCCCCTTGAAAGTTCTGGGTGATAAATTGATTGGCACCTGCAGTAATAAGGTTATCATAAAAGCGATCAAGCTCTGCTTTCGTGAATTGATTAAATATCTCTCCAATATCCGTTTTCTGAAGAATTAGATTATAATTGTTGATCGTTTCAGTGACATATTCAGAGCATACACCAAAATTATCAGTTTCACTACAAGTGGGTTCCAAAGCTAAAATACCATACGATTTGGCCACTAAAGTAATCGCTTCTAATTCTCCTTCTCTAGTGAGTGTAGCTTGTTGTAGGGAGTCAAGATAGCGTAATGCATCATGGCATCGATTCTCATTTATAGAAATACGAGCTAATTTAAGATACTTCTCCTGCCATGTAATCGATTGGGCTTGAGTATACGAATTGTAGACACAAAGGATAAGTACTGAATATATAAATAGACTTCGAATGCTCATATATAAGATGTTTACCTAACGAATATACAGTAATCAAGAAATAAAAAAAAGGCAACTGAATTTCAGTTGCCTTCAATATATCATTCAATGAAAATTATTCTTCAGAAGTGTTATCCTCTGTTGAATCAGTATTTTCAGTGTTTTGATCGTTACTGTCTTCTGGAGTCGATCCTTCAGCAGAGTTTTCAGTAGCTTCAATATCTACTTCATCATCTTCTAAAATAGGAACAATCTCAACTGATGAAATTTCATCACCATCATTTAAGCGGATAGCTTTTACACCTTGAGTGGCTCTACCCATAATTCTGAAGTTAGAAACAGCGGTTCTAATTGTAATACCATCTTTAGTGATTACAATTAAGTCGTCAGTTTCTTCTACAGAGAATAGTGATGTTAACTTACCAGTTTTATCTGTTACCTGCATAGCTTTCAGACCTTTACCACCACGGTTCGTTCTTCTTGGATATTCTTCCAATTCAGTACGTTTACCATAGCCGTTTTCAGAAATTACCATTAGAGATTTAGTCTCCAACTCTTCCTGAGAAATACAAGCCATACCTACAACACAGTCATCAGCACCTTTTAATTCGATACCTTTAACACCTGTTGCACCTCTACCCATAGAACGAACATTGTCCTCGTTGAAACGAGTTGCCATACCCATTCTTGTAGCGATAACTACATCGTTTTGACCATCAGTCAACATTACGTTGAATAATTTATCACCTTCATTGATGTTGATAGCATTGATACCGTCCTTACGAGGTCTTGAATAGGCTTCAAGAACTGTTTTCTTAACGATACCTCTTTCAGTTAACATCATCAAGTAATGATTATTGATATAATCTTGATCATTTAGGTTCTTAGTACAGATTACAGCCTGTACTTTTTCACCTTCTCTGATGTTCAGTAGGTTTTGTAATGGTCTACCTTTTGCAGTTTTAGATCCTTCAGGTAAACGGAATACTTTCTGCCAGTATACTCTACCTAAGTTAGTAAATAACAATAAGTAGTTATGGTTACTAGCAACAAACATATGTTCAGTGAAGTCGTTGTCTTTTGTTGTTGCACCTCTCGATCCAACACCACCACGACCTTGTGATTTATATTCGTTTAATGGTGTACGTTTGATATAACCTTCATGAGAAATAGTAATCACCATTTCTTTATCTTCGATTAAATCTTCAATATCAAGATCATCAGCATTGTAAACAATCTTAGATCTTCTTTCGTCACCGTATTTATCTTTTAGCTCAGCCAAGTCTGTCTTGATGATACCCATCTGACGTTCTCTTCTAGCTAAGATATCTCTTAAGTCTTCAACTAAAGCAACAACTTCTTTGTGTTCTTCAGTGATTTTTTCTCTTTCAAGACCTGTTAAACGTTGAAGACGCATGTCAAGAATTGCTTTCGCTTGAATTTCACTGAATTCAAACTGATCAATCAATCCTGCTTTTGCGATTTCAGCATCTTTCGAACCACGAATTAAAGCAATAACTTCATCTAAGTTATCTAACGCTTTTAAGTATCCTTCTAAGATGTGAAGTCTACGTTCAGCTTCATTTAATTCGAATTGAGTTCTTCTCATGATAACCTCATGACGGTGATCTACATAGTGTCTGATCAAGTCATGAAGGTTTAAAGTTCTTGGTCTACCTTTTACAAGGGCAATGTTATTAACACTGAAAGAACTTTGAAGTGCTGTTTGCTTGAATAAGTGGTTAAGTACTACATCAGGCACTGCATCTTTCTTTAATTCATAAACGATTCTGATACCATTTTTATCAGACTCATCACGAATTGCAGAAATACCTTCGATTTTCTTATCATTTACAAGGTCGGCAGTCTTTTCGATCATATTTGCCTTGTTGACCATGTAAGGGATTTCCGTTACAACAATTTGCTCACGTCCAGAAGAAGTTTGCTCAAAGTCAGTAACTGCACGCATTACAACACGTCCACGACCTGTTTCTAATGCTTTTTTTACACCATCGTATCCATAAATGATACCTCCTGTAGGGAAGTCAGGACCTTTTACGATCTCTGTTAGTTGTTCAATTTGGATATCAGGATTTTCAATATATGCAATAATGGCATCACACACTTCATTCATGTTGTGAGGAGCCATATTTGTCGCCATACCTACTGCAATACCAGAAGAACCGTTAAGAAGTAAGTTTGGAATTCTTGCTGGCAATACTGATGGTTCTTTTAATGAATCATCAAAGTTTGGTTCAAAGTCTACTGTATCTTTTTTGATATCAGAAAGCATTTCACCAGCGATCTCTTTCATACGAGCCTCAGTATAACGCATCGCTGCAGGAGAATCACCGTCAATTGAACCAAAGTTACCTTGCCCATCAACAAGCATGTATCGTAATGACCATGGTTGAGCCATTCTAACCATTGTGTCATATACTGAAGAATCACCATGAGGGTGGTATTTACCAAGTACCTCACCAACAATTCTTGCTGATTTTTTGTACGATCTGTTATAGCTTAACCCAAGTTCTGCCATTCCGTACAAAACACGCCTGTGAACAGGCTTAAGACCGTCTCTAACATCAGGAAGCGCTCTTGAAACAATCACCGACATTGAATAATCAATGTAGGCACTTTTCATTTCATCCTCGATGTTAATAGAGATGATATTTTCGTCTGCCATATATTATTATTGATATGTTTTTCAACCCAAGAAAAAAGAAGAATTACTCATCTTTTCCCAACTATGCAAGATACAAAAAACATGCTTTAAATAAAGGAAAAAATGACTCTAATTTCTATCGTTTAAAGCGAATTGCACCACTTTTTCCGAGAGTTGATCGAATACTCAATTCTCTCTTCTTTTTTCCTGCTTTTATTTGAATCGCCATAGTGTTTGGAGGGTCGTCTCCAAGGTTATGTGCGTAAAGAATTAATACGTTTTCTTTTCCTGGTTCGTACCTTATTTTCAGCTTTTTCTTTTTGGCTGTAAGTTCATATTCTTCAATAATATGTTCTCCATTCCAGAAAAGCGATACAATGTCACCATCCACAGTTTTATTATCCCAA is from Flammeovirga agarivorans and encodes:
- a CDS encoding tetratricopeptide repeat protein, whose translation is MKFTKVITVLAVSAALSSGALAQEKGSATKAAAYLTKGEIEQAKTEIENAVGYEKYKLESKGKPVVVKEKTLEVQGDIYSAIAINPETSVDEIPADIDKAMEAYNEIKTRQEESGKASASYKAIWENQGADLATGQIKPSKVDDLWGHFFNIGAEAFNENDYPKAMENFELALRVKADTTTGKYGFYAAAMAEEEAADEEAAAIRETTMMFIEKLFAMNYHDPQQYYSLLRYASETAGPAEERIDELKYEIRDAEGTIEKATKQKEQSQERYEYYTKGGGRKYGSARQKAATAQKEVEEATAEITKAQTTLDAANKEVEELTAQANVAYEKCLEIAIEGAKNNPGNPTLTSQMVAYYVKLNKLDDAIASVKSALAETPNDEGMNFNLAVLYDQAAEKARESEESAKAEEYFEMAVAQYKKVIDINPESKNGLFNLGALYYNRAAAYNKEKQDLPMKGMNYADPAKAKELDAKMLEYSKLAAPYAEKVSELAPDESKYLVLLSRIYYMTKENDKLEAVNKKLEAME
- a CDS encoding tetratricopeptide repeat protein; this translates as MSIRSLFIYSVLILCVYNSYTQAQSITWQEKYLKLARISINENRCHDALRYLDSLQQATLTREGELEAITLVAKSYGILALEPTCSETDNFGVCSEYVTETINNYNLILQKTDIGEIFNQFTKAELDRFYDNLITAGANQFITQNFQGAAFYFDQALLVNSDDPINCRYGMIANELCNNYDKALEYSNMLLDLNYDSINVYESRSLYYEQLKAPQKAIEEVENGLAKHPVNYKLTYRGIGICVRNKWFNKAIDLIDPILKKYPFDERTLMTAGMLSEAVQDHKKAIFYYVRAANISPTRFDAYMSLSQVQFNEAIKLQKILMNWNNNKKKPEYKNVHKSDLRKESKFYLELTVKNASEASRLNKEDKESLTTKYNALLLLNRTKELKDVEETLDKM
- the rlmN gene encoding 23S rRNA (adenine(2503)-C(2))-methyltransferase RlmN → MIKTKKKDIRKMTPDQIKDFLTENGEKGFRAKQIQDWLWKSSVKSFDEMTNLSKKTRELLSENFEILPISTFKAQKSSDGTIKSAFQLHDKHLVEGVLIPAEPRMTACISSQVGCSLTCSFCATGYMDRKRNLDAAEIYDQVVAINEQAMENFNTGLSNIVYMGMGEPLLNYKNVLESVEKITSPNGLGMSAKRITVSTAGVAKMIKKLGDDNVKFNLALSLHAANDEKRNKIMPINEQNNLNVLRDALKYFFSKTKSPVTYEYIVFNNFNDSIQDAEELYQFTKHLPSKVNIIEYNPISEADFLNAKVDKIQKFADYLSKKGVNVHIRRSRGKDIDAACGQLANKDKNKKK
- a CDS encoding DMT family transporter; protein product: MMHWLFLFIAIISEIIATSTLKASEGFTKLIPSVITVIGYGISFYFLSLAVKSIPIGITYALWSGIGIICITTIGYFFYKEPLNWPTIIGIAFILIGVVIVNLSNHTSH
- the gyrA gene encoding DNA gyrase subunit A, encoding MADENIISINIEDEMKSAYIDYSMSVIVSRALPDVRDGLKPVHRRVLYGMAELGLSYNRSYKKSARIVGEVLGKYHPHGDSSVYDTMVRMAQPWSLRYMLVDGQGNFGSIDGDSPAAMRYTEARMKEIAGEMLSDIKKDTVDFEPNFDDSLKEPSVLPARIPNLLLNGSSGIAVGMATNMAPHNMNEVCDAIIAYIENPDIQIEQLTEIVKGPDFPTGGIIYGYDGVKKALETGRGRVVMRAVTDFEQTSSGREQIVVTEIPYMVNKANMIEKTADLVNDKKIEGISAIRDESDKNGIRIVYELKKDAVPDVVLNHLFKQTALQSSFSVNNIALVKGRPRTLNLHDLIRHYVDHRHEVIMRRTQFELNEAERRLHILEGYLKALDNLDEVIALIRGSKDAEIAKAGLIDQFEFSEIQAKAILDMRLQRLTGLEREKITEEHKEVVALVEDLRDILARRERQMGIIKTDLAELKDKYGDERRSKIVYNADDLDIEDLIEDKEMVITISHEGYIKRTPLNEYKSQGRGGVGSRGATTKDNDFTEHMFVASNHNYLLLFTNLGRVYWQKVFRLPEGSKTAKGRPLQNLLNIREGEKVQAVICTKNLNDQDYINNHYLMMLTERGIVKKTVLEAYSRPRKDGINAININEGDKLFNVMLTDGQNDVVIATRMGMATRFNEDNVRSMGRGATGVKGIELKGADDCVVGMACISQEELETKSLMVISENGYGKRTELEEYPRRTNRGGKGLKAMQVTDKTGKLTSLFSVEETDDLIVITKDGITIRTAVSNFRIMGRATQGVKAIRLNDGDEISSVEIVPILEDDEVDIEATENSAEGSTPEDSNDQNTENTDSTEDNTSEE